In Candidatus Nitronauta litoralis, one DNA window encodes the following:
- the tssC gene encoding type VI secretion system contractile sheath large subunit translates to MAEETSAEGGATAEELSLVDNIIQNGRIARDESQLDYAKDLVAEFATQILDEGMTVNADTVAMISNRIAQIDELITNQLNEIMHNEAFQQLESSWRGMNYLVMNSETSTTLKLRLMNVSKKDLLKDLEKAVEFDQSAMFKKVYEEEYGTFGGHPYSMLVGDYEFTRHPQDMALLEKISQVAAAAHSPFIAAAHPRLFDLDSYTDLGVPRDLAKIFESAELIKWRSFRESEDSRYVTLTLPRALIRLPYGPDTVPVEGLDFREDVDGRDHNKYAWTNSAWVLTERITNAFSLHGWVAAIRGVEGGGKVEGLPTHTFKTDEGDIALKCPTEISITDRREKELNDLGFISLCHCKGTDYAAFFGGATTNKPKVYNLDAANANARLSALLPYVLNASRFAHYLKSIMRDKVGSFMTKDNVASYLNNWIASYVLLSDEAGQETKAKYPLREARVDVTEIPGKPGCYNAVVFLRPHFQLEELTASIRLVAELPPPAGG, encoded by the coding sequence ATGGCTGAAGAAACCAGTGCAGAAGGCGGAGCCACAGCAGAAGAATTGAGCCTCGTCGACAATATCATTCAAAACGGCCGTATCGCCCGTGACGAATCCCAATTGGATTACGCCAAGGACCTCGTTGCCGAATTTGCAACACAAATTCTGGACGAGGGTATGACCGTCAACGCCGACACCGTGGCGATGATCAGTAACCGTATTGCCCAGATCGATGAGCTCATTACAAATCAGCTCAACGAAATCATGCACAACGAAGCTTTCCAGCAATTGGAAAGCTCCTGGCGCGGTATGAACTATCTCGTTATGAACTCGGAAACAAGCACAACCCTGAAACTCCGGTTGATGAACGTTTCCAAAAAAGACCTTCTGAAAGACCTTGAAAAAGCGGTCGAGTTTGACCAGAGCGCGATGTTCAAAAAGGTCTACGAAGAAGAATACGGTACTTTTGGCGGGCACCCCTACAGCATGCTGGTCGGTGACTACGAATTCACCCGCCATCCACAGGACATGGCATTGCTTGAAAAGATCTCGCAGGTGGCTGCAGCGGCACATTCTCCCTTTATTGCGGCTGCTCATCCACGCCTGTTTGATCTCGACAGTTACACCGATCTGGGTGTTCCCCGGGATCTTGCAAAAATTTTCGAAAGTGCTGAGCTTATCAAATGGCGCTCGTTCCGTGAGTCAGAAGATTCCCGTTATGTGACTCTCACCCTGCCGCGCGCATTGATCCGCCTGCCCTATGGACCGGACACAGTCCCTGTAGAAGGTCTCGACTTCCGAGAAGATGTCGACGGTCGGGATCACAACAAATACGCATGGACCAACTCGGCCTGGGTATTAACCGAGCGGATCACAAACGCATTTTCATTACACGGCTGGGTCGCTGCAATTCGCGGTGTTGAAGGGGGCGGTAAGGTCGAAGGCCTGCCCACCCACACCTTCAAAACCGATGAGGGAGATATTGCGCTCAAGTGCCCTACTGAAATTTCCATTACTGACCGCCGGGAAAAGGAACTGAACGATCTGGGTTTCATCTCCTTGTGCCATTGTAAAGGCACGGATTATGCGGCCTTCTTTGGTGGAGCAACAACTAATAAACCCAAGGTCTACAATCTGGATGCGGCAAACGCCAACGCGCGCTTGTCAGCTCTGTTGCCTTATGTATTGAATGCCTCACGCTTTGCCCACTATCTCAAATCGATCATGCGGGACAAAGTCGGTAGTTTTATGACGAAAGACAATGTTGCTTCTTACCTCAACAACTGGATAGCAAGCTACGTCCTGTTGAGTGATGAAGCAGGCCAGGAAACCAAAGCGAAGTACCCGCTCAGGGAAGCCCGCGTGGATGTAACGGAAATCCCCGGAAAACCTGGCTGCTACAACGCCGTTGTGTTCCTTCGCCCGCACTTCCAGTTGGAAGAATTAACGGCATCGATCCGTCTGGTGGCGGAACTGCCGCCTCCCGCTGGTGGCTAA
- a CDS encoding type VI secretion system tube protein Hcp, producing the protein MAGDMYMEIDGIKGESTDKDHKGWFEIHSYSFAANQPAAATRSTAGGATVERVYLSDFSVTKSMDIGTPDIASACCTGRALKKITISCWRSDTTSAKPTPIEYIKYVLSDAIITNYSVSGGAGDIPNESISFNYAKITWNYLPQKEGGGGKEGNKESGWDLFKNEAV; encoded by the coding sequence ATGGCTGGTGACATGTATATGGAGATAGATGGGATCAAGGGAGAATCCACCGACAAGGATCACAAGGGCTGGTTTGAAATCCACTCTTACTCCTTTGCGGCCAATCAACCTGCAGCCGCCACCCGCAGTACGGCTGGTGGCGCAACGGTTGAACGGGTTTACCTGTCCGATTTCTCCGTAACCAAATCAATGGACATTGGAACCCCGGACATCGCATCGGCTTGTTGTACCGGCCGGGCACTCAAAAAAATCACAATCTCATGCTGGCGTTCGGATACAACCAGTGCCAAACCTACGCCGATTGAGTACATTAAATATGTTCTGTCCGACGCTATCATCACAAACTATTCTGTTTCTGGTGGCGCGGGTGATATTCCAAATGAGTCGATCTCGTTTAATTATGCAAAGATCACCTGGAATTACCTGCCGCAGAAAGAAGGCGGCGGCGGTAAGGAAGGGAACAAAGAATCCGGTTGGGACCTGTTCAAGAATGAAGCGGTCTAA
- the tssE gene encoding type VI secretion system baseplate subunit TssE yields MKRSKDLWPRKSKHDPARAGLLDRLVDTDLNSDEEPRPQRTYTKDELFLSIIRELDRVLNTRCIVSKSNLKTRNRSVIDYGVADTTGMNPNAEDDHITIARTIKEAIIRYEPRLQQVQVTVDEAVPNERSIVVRIEGMVQLDHIREPVSFPIAIRNDTGKVTVNAE; encoded by the coding sequence ATGAAGCGGTCTAAGGATCTTTGGCCACGTAAATCGAAACACGATCCCGCACGTGCGGGGCTTCTCGACCGTCTGGTCGACACAGACCTCAATTCGGACGAGGAGCCCCGTCCACAGCGGACCTACACAAAAGACGAATTATTTCTCTCCATCATTCGTGAACTGGACCGGGTACTCAACACCCGATGCATCGTTTCCAAATCCAACCTTAAAACACGCAACCGAAGTGTTATTGATTATGGGGTTGCCGACACCACAGGCATGAACCCAAATGCCGAGGACGATCACATCACCATCGCCCGAACCATAAAAGAAGCCATCATCCGTTATGAACCCCGCCTTCAACAAGTCCAAGTCACGGTTGATGAAGCTGTCCCGAATGAACGATCAATCGTGGTCCGAATTGAAGGCATGGTCCAGTTGGATCACATCCGAGAACCCGTTTCGTTTCCCATCGCCATCCGAAACGACACCGGCAAAGTGACTGTGAATGCTGAATAG
- the tssF gene encoding type VI secretion system baseplate subunit TssF produces the protein MLNSQDDHLLYFQRELTYLRKMGQAFAEKYPKVAGRLELGTEHSQDPNIERLIEAFAFLTARIQISIENEFPEVSSALLNVLYPHFMNPVPSMSIAQFQPDPEQGLLTSGHLIKKQTPLFSTTGQGEICRFRTCYPVTLWPLEVKEAVFESTDKYEFLDQVSDIATVLRLRISTNGAPLDKLKLDNLVFYLNDESSTCHEIYELLFCNVRQVGLLAENSKTPVFLPEESITPVGFEPDEDILPFNRLAHPGYRMVQEYFTFPENYMFFRVKHLNRITSKKTVDLLILLDRKPRDRMVITPKTFCLGCTPIINLFTKTSEPIRLEGRETEYRIQPDHRRERITEIHSILKVSGSSDPKDETRDYAPFYSFNHEMTSKGQDAFWYAARQPTGRKDLPGTEMILRFVDLKFNPRQPPSEIIFAHTLCTNRDLAEQLPDNAKLQIEEAAPLQFIRCLRKPTPQLTPAMRGETLWKLISHLSLNHLSFSDGGAGSLAALKEILRLYSFSNRQSSEQQVQGLRDMQCRKVVRRAGHEAWRGFCRGTEITLTFDEKAYVGNSAFLMASTLNRFFALYASVNSFTQLIIKSAQRDGTWKRWQPMVGEKIVL, from the coding sequence ATGCTGAATAGCCAGGACGATCACCTACTTTATTTCCAAAGAGAACTGACCTACCTCCGAAAAATGGGGCAGGCCTTTGCCGAAAAATATCCAAAAGTCGCCGGCCGACTTGAGCTTGGCACCGAGCATAGCCAGGACCCCAATATCGAAAGGCTCATCGAAGCTTTCGCATTCCTGACAGCACGTATCCAGATTTCTATCGAGAACGAGTTTCCCGAAGTCAGTTCAGCTTTATTGAATGTCCTGTATCCCCATTTCATGAACCCGGTGCCATCCATGAGCATCGCGCAATTTCAACCGGACCCGGAGCAGGGCCTTTTGACCAGCGGCCATCTCATCAAAAAACAAACTCCTTTGTTTTCAACCACAGGACAGGGTGAAATCTGCCGGTTCCGTACCTGCTACCCGGTCACCCTGTGGCCACTTGAAGTAAAAGAAGCGGTTTTCGAATCGACCGACAAATACGAGTTTCTTGATCAGGTTTCAGACATCGCTACCGTCCTGCGATTACGAATCTCCACCAATGGGGCCCCTCTGGACAAGTTGAAACTGGACAACCTGGTTTTCTACCTCAACGACGAGTCTTCCACCTGTCATGAAATTTACGAATTACTCTTTTGCAATGTCCGGCAGGTCGGCTTACTGGCTGAAAATTCAAAAACACCGGTTTTTCTTCCTGAGGAAAGCATAACGCCCGTCGGGTTTGAACCGGATGAAGACATTCTTCCTTTTAATCGCCTGGCGCACCCTGGCTATCGCATGGTGCAGGAATATTTTACCTTCCCGGAAAACTATATGTTTTTCCGCGTGAAACATCTGAATCGAATCACATCAAAAAAAACCGTCGACCTGCTCATCCTGCTGGATCGCAAACCACGCGACCGTATGGTGATCACACCAAAAACATTTTGTCTTGGTTGCACGCCAATCATCAATTTGTTTACCAAAACATCAGAACCCATCCGCCTTGAAGGAAGAGAAACTGAATACCGCATTCAACCGGATCACAGGCGCGAGCGCATTACAGAAATCCACTCCATTCTCAAAGTTTCAGGGTCCTCTGACCCCAAAGATGAAACACGCGACTATGCTCCTTTCTATTCATTCAATCATGAAATGACGAGCAAAGGCCAGGATGCGTTTTGGTACGCTGCACGCCAACCTACGGGGAGGAAAGATCTGCCTGGCACAGAAATGATTTTGAGATTCGTCGATCTCAAGTTCAATCCCCGGCAACCCCCATCTGAAATCATTTTCGCGCACACCCTGTGTACCAACAGGGATCTGGCGGAGCAGTTACCGGATAACGCAAAATTGCAAATTGAGGAGGCCGCGCCCTTACAATTCATCCGCTGCCTCAGGAAACCCACGCCGCAGTTGACCCCGGCCATGAGAGGGGAAACTCTGTGGAAACTCATTTCCCATTTATCCTTGAATCACCTTTCCTTTTCAGATGGAGGCGCAGGCAGCCTCGCAGCCCTCAAGGAAATTCTCCGTTTGTACAGTTTTTCAAATCGGCAATCCTCCGAACAACAAGTTCAGGGATTGCGCGACATGCAATGCAGAAAAGTTGTTAGACGAGCGGGTCATGAAGCCTGGCGTGGATTTTGCCGGGGCACAGAAATCACGCTTACGTTCGATGAGAAAGCCTACGTCGGCAACAGCGCGTTCTTAATGGCCTCAACTCTAAACAGGTTTTTTGCACTCTACGCATCTGTTAACTCCTTTACCCAACTGATCATTAAAAGCGCCCAGCGCGACGGAACCTGGAAACGATGGCAACCTATGGTTGGCGAAAAGATCGTTCTTTAG
- the tssG gene encoding type VI secretion system baseplate subunit TssG gives MATYGWRKDRSLEDWLYAEGHAFEFFQAVRLLESLHPERIPAGEGSDPSKIVVKFRGKTGLDFPPNEVEEVIPPEQEGDAVEMKVNIMSLAGALGPLPHTYTEVLLERLKHDDTALRDFLDIFNHRLISLLYRVRKTMHLGFDNKEPGNNAFHKYFLALMGLGTGGLKNRMQSPDKSLLYYTGLLALKPRSLAGLENITSHFFNIPVKGKSLTGRWYTLEEDQLTSIGIFGKNRSLGQNIVLGSKVWDQERSFRLVVGPLTFRQFEDFLPINPGFQHLCEITRFYTGDEFDFDVQLKLKSAEVPASRLSHRQGPRLGWTSWLRTRFFRNDDDQVVLSPNRIPSKAQPNHEN, from the coding sequence ATGGCAACCTATGGTTGGCGAAAAGATCGTTCTTTAGAAGACTGGCTCTACGCAGAAGGACACGCCTTTGAGTTTTTCCAGGCGGTTCGTTTGCTGGAGTCCCTTCACCCCGAACGCATTCCTGCTGGAGAAGGCTCCGATCCCTCGAAGATCGTAGTAAAGTTCAGGGGGAAAACCGGACTCGACTTTCCACCCAACGAAGTTGAAGAGGTTATTCCGCCTGAGCAAGAGGGCGATGCCGTTGAAATGAAGGTGAACATCATGAGTCTTGCGGGAGCGCTCGGTCCCCTTCCCCACACCTACACTGAGGTGTTGCTGGAAAGACTGAAACATGATGACACGGCGCTTCGCGATTTCCTGGACATTTTCAATCACCGGCTGATTTCACTCCTCTACCGTGTTCGCAAAACCATGCACCTGGGTTTTGACAACAAGGAACCGGGAAACAACGCCTTCCACAAATATTTTCTTGCCTTAATGGGCCTGGGAACCGGGGGGTTGAAAAACCGGATGCAATCTCCGGACAAATCCTTGTTGTATTACACAGGGCTCTTGGCTCTCAAACCCCGGTCTCTTGCAGGATTGGAAAATATCACTTCCCATTTTTTTAATATTCCGGTGAAAGGGAAGTCACTTACAGGAAGGTGGTATACTCTCGAAGAGGATCAATTGACCTCCATTGGCATTTTCGGAAAGAACAGGAGCCTGGGTCAAAACATCGTTCTCGGTAGTAAGGTCTGGGACCAGGAACGCTCATTCCGACTGGTTGTCGGTCCGTTGACTTTTCGCCAGTTTGAAGACTTCCTTCCTATCAATCCCGGATTCCAGCACCTATGCGAAATAACCCGCTTCTACACTGGCGATGAATTCGATTTTGACGTTCAATTAAAACTGAAATCGGCCGAAGTTCCTGCATCGCGTTTGAGCCACAGACAAGGTCCCCGTCTCGGCTGGACCTCCTGGCTCCGGACCCGCTTTTTCCGCAACGATGACGACCAGGTGGTCCTGTCCCCTAACAGAATCCCTTCAAAGGCCCAACCGAACCATGAAAACTGA
- the tssH gene encoding type VI secretion system ATPase TssH, with translation MKTDLKELIGKLNGTCRTCLETAAALCVSQTNYNVEMEHFLVRLLETPDSDLNRILKYYDLDASEINRELMAAIDQFDRGNNRTPAFSLHLMQMFEEGWIMSSLVFGEPQIRSGAILLGLLSHEALRGVLVESSKTLLEIPRHKLRQDVKELCKGTVEDSGPKAATPRGDAGTKGNGSNPTTQSKAASDPKSKNPALDQFTINLTERAREGQIDPIQGRDFEIRQVIDILTRRRQNNPILTGEAGVGKTAVAEGFALRIAVGDVPPSLKQVALHSLDLGLLQAGAGVKGEFENRLKSVINEVKASPTPIILFIDEAHTLIGAGAGGQQGQSDAANLLKPALARGELRTIAATTWSEYKKYFEKDPALTRRFQVVKVDEPSPDVAIDMVRGIVEHLEKHHEVVILDEAVSDAVILSDRYITGRQLPDKAISVLDTACARVGLGQNATPPKVEDAQRRIELLRLEIEILKREETAGRSHKDRLENLQEQLKSTQSNLEQLEKRWYQEQDMVKEIHELREEENDSAQKIIALENKLEAFQGEEPMVPVFVDSRVVASVISGWTGIPVGKMLTNEIQNVLDLKNNLQERVIGQDSGLEAICRRIRTSRADLDDPEKPVGVFLLAGPSGVGKTETALALADLLFGGERNLVKINMSEYQESYTVSNLKGSPPGYVGFGQGGVLTEAVRRAPYSVVLLDEIEKAHNDVVELFYQVFDKGEMEDSEGVQVDFKNTVILLTSNAGSDVIMSLCQNGGPSPSAGDLEKALRPELLKTFKPAFLGRTVIVPYFPLGDGEIRDITRLKLAKIQGRFEDNHRAKLNFDDSVIEAVVERCTEVESGARNVDHILTHTLLPDLGKTMLEKMAEGTSVETVQVTLNPDGNFAYEIRNT, from the coding sequence ATGAAAACTGACCTCAAGGAACTGATCGGCAAACTCAACGGCACCTGCCGGACCTGTCTTGAAACCGCAGCTGCGCTATGCGTTTCCCAAACCAATTATAACGTTGAGATGGAGCATTTCCTGGTCAGACTCCTCGAAACTCCGGACTCGGACCTCAATCGCATCCTGAAATATTATGACCTCGATGCTAGTGAAATAAACCGTGAACTCATGGCAGCTATCGACCAGTTTGATCGCGGTAACAATCGCACCCCTGCTTTCTCTCTTCATCTTATGCAAATGTTTGAAGAAGGCTGGATCATGTCTTCCCTGGTATTCGGGGAACCCCAAATAAGATCCGGAGCTATCCTGCTCGGGTTGCTTAGTCACGAGGCCCTTCGTGGAGTACTCGTTGAATCATCGAAAACATTACTTGAGATACCTCGACATAAATTACGGCAGGATGTAAAAGAACTTTGCAAAGGAACTGTAGAAGATTCAGGACCAAAGGCGGCTACGCCAAGAGGAGACGCGGGAACAAAAGGTAATGGTTCAAACCCAACGACCCAGAGCAAAGCGGCCTCGGATCCAAAATCCAAAAATCCCGCTCTTGACCAATTCACAATCAATCTGACCGAGCGCGCACGGGAAGGCCAGATCGACCCCATCCAGGGGCGCGATTTTGAAATCCGGCAAGTCATCGACATCCTCACACGTCGTCGCCAGAATAACCCGATCCTCACCGGAGAGGCGGGCGTAGGGAAAACCGCCGTAGCCGAGGGTTTTGCCCTGCGTATCGCGGTGGGCGATGTCCCCCCATCTTTAAAACAAGTTGCTCTCCACAGTCTCGATCTCGGGTTGTTACAAGCGGGAGCAGGTGTTAAGGGAGAATTCGAGAATCGTCTCAAATCGGTTATCAACGAAGTCAAGGCGTCACCCACCCCGATCATCCTGTTTATCGATGAGGCCCACACCCTTATTGGCGCAGGAGCTGGGGGGCAACAAGGGCAAAGTGACGCCGCAAACCTGCTTAAACCTGCCTTAGCTCGAGGTGAATTGCGGACTATTGCCGCCACCACGTGGTCAGAATACAAAAAATATTTCGAAAAAGACCCGGCACTCACCCGAAGATTTCAAGTAGTCAAGGTGGATGAGCCGTCACCTGATGTGGCCATCGATATGGTTCGCGGGATCGTCGAACATCTTGAGAAGCACCATGAGGTCGTTATCCTCGACGAAGCGGTTTCTGATGCCGTGATTTTATCTGACCGCTACATTACAGGCCGGCAACTTCCCGACAAGGCCATAAGTGTTCTGGATACTGCCTGTGCACGGGTTGGGTTGGGACAAAATGCTACACCTCCTAAAGTGGAAGATGCCCAACGACGCATCGAATTGTTACGCCTGGAAATTGAAATTCTAAAGCGTGAGGAAACAGCAGGACGTTCACACAAGGATCGTCTGGAAAACCTGCAGGAGCAGTTGAAATCCACACAATCAAACCTGGAACAGTTGGAGAAACGCTGGTACCAGGAGCAGGACATGGTAAAAGAAATTCACGAGCTTCGCGAAGAAGAAAATGACTCCGCCCAAAAAATAATAGCACTTGAGAATAAACTGGAGGCCTTCCAGGGTGAAGAACCCATGGTTCCTGTATTTGTGGATTCAAGGGTGGTTGCCTCTGTGATTTCAGGATGGACGGGAATACCTGTTGGTAAAATGCTCACAAACGAAATCCAGAATGTTTTGGATCTGAAAAACAATCTCCAGGAGCGTGTCATTGGACAAGACTCTGGTCTTGAAGCCATCTGCAGGCGCATTCGCACCTCTCGAGCAGATCTGGATGATCCGGAGAAGCCGGTCGGAGTTTTCCTTCTCGCAGGGCCAAGCGGTGTTGGAAAAACAGAAACGGCACTGGCCCTGGCCGATTTGCTTTTCGGTGGCGAACGGAATCTGGTCAAAATCAATATGTCCGAATACCAGGAATCGTACACCGTTTCCAATCTCAAGGGATCACCACCAGGTTACGTTGGTTTCGGTCAGGGTGGAGTGCTCACCGAAGCTGTACGTCGCGCACCCTATAGTGTGGTGCTGCTTGATGAGATTGAAAAAGCGCACAATGATGTGGTCGAGCTTTTTTACCAGGTGTTCGATAAAGGAGAAATGGAAGACAGCGAAGGAGTGCAGGTTGATTTCAAAAACACCGTGATCCTGTTGACCTCGAATGCTGGAAGCGATGTGATTATGAGTCTTTGCCAGAACGGTGGCCCGTCACCTTCAGCCGGTGACCTTGAAAAAGCCCTCAGACCCGAACTGCTCAAAACCTTCAAACCTGCTTTTCTTGGACGTACGGTGATTGTTCCCTACTTTCCTCTCGGTGACGGAGAAATACGCGACATCACTCGCCTAAAGCTCGCCAAAATCCAGGGTCGTTTTGAGGACAACCACCGTGCAAAACTAAATTTTGACGATTCTGTTATCGAGGCTGTAGTGGAACGATGCACTGAAGTCGAATCCGGCGCCCGCAATGTAGATCATATTCTGACCCACACACTATTGCCCGATCTAGGGAAAACGATGTTGGAAAAAATGGCGGAAGGCACCAGTGTCGAGACAGTGCAGGTAACTTTGAACCCGGATGGCAACTTTGCCTACGAGATAAGGAACACGTAA
- the tssI gene encoding type VI secretion system tip protein VgrG, whose amino-acid sequence MAKYDDENLSLKLTTPLGADKLLLKTFHGEGKISEPYFFYLEMVSQEYELDFDKIVGEDITITMDLSTGEKKYFHGICTRFIQGAYDGTECKYFAEIRPWLWQLHLTRDSRIFQEMKIPDIITKVFDDLGFTDYKDSLTGTYEEVEYCVQYQETAYNFVQRLMEDNGICYYFDHAEDKHTLILSDDSTAHPECPGVPTVSMSPPDSSMIEDDTVSQISLEKSVATGKYAMDDFDFETPATDLLVSDVDALKEHKTTDLRVYEYPGGFTKSAKGDSKAKIRMESLEYPVRLVNGQSNCRDFRSGYKFTLEEHEREDINDTYMIYSVNFTATQDSYHNSFVAFPADTPFRPATETPKPRIVGTQTALVVGKAGEEIYTDKYGRVKVQFHWDQEGTYNEDSSCWIRVTQGWAGKSWGNIFIPRIDMEVVVSFLNGDPDRPLITGCVYNADQTVPYELPANQTQSTIKSDSSKDAEGFNELRFEDKADEEEIFVHAQKDMNIEVLNDETRTITKNRTTTIEEENDTLTVSKGDRTFEVTEGNETTTIGGDREITVSGDETRTNEGDYTVKVDGDYKITVEGDLTIEVTGKISISTDDNYELAVSGDYSNEVDGDVSTTAGGDLSEESDGDITVTASGDLKNESDGDLTNSAGGDVTVESDGDVSVTATNEATVSGMNVTASADVEAAVSGSTVSLG is encoded by the coding sequence ATGGCAAAATACGATGACGAAAACCTGAGCCTTAAACTCACCACTCCACTGGGGGCAGACAAGCTCCTGCTGAAAACATTCCATGGAGAGGGAAAAATTTCAGAACCCTATTTTTTCTACCTGGAAATGGTTTCGCAGGAATACGAACTGGATTTTGACAAGATAGTGGGCGAAGACATCACCATCACCATGGACTTGAGCACGGGTGAAAAAAAATATTTTCACGGCATCTGCACGCGCTTTATTCAGGGTGCGTACGATGGAACCGAGTGTAAGTACTTTGCAGAAATTCGTCCATGGCTCTGGCAATTACACCTGACACGTGACAGCCGGATATTCCAGGAAATGAAAATTCCAGACATTATCACCAAAGTATTCGACGACCTGGGCTTCACTGATTACAAGGACAGCCTGACCGGTACTTACGAGGAAGTTGAATACTGCGTTCAATACCAGGAAACAGCGTATAACTTTGTGCAACGCCTGATGGAAGACAATGGCATCTGTTATTACTTCGATCACGCCGAGGATAAACATACCCTGATTCTGTCTGATGATTCCACCGCCCACCCGGAATGCCCTGGAGTACCAACCGTCAGTATGAGCCCTCCGGATAGTTCCATGATCGAGGATGATACAGTCAGCCAGATCTCTTTGGAAAAATCCGTCGCGACAGGAAAATATGCGATGGACGACTTTGACTTTGAAACCCCTGCGACCGACCTGCTGGTATCCGATGTTGATGCATTAAAAGAGCATAAAACAACAGACCTTAGAGTTTATGAATATCCGGGCGGTTTTACAAAATCGGCCAAGGGAGACAGTAAAGCAAAAATCAGGATGGAGTCATTGGAATACCCAGTGCGACTTGTTAATGGACAGAGTAATTGCAGGGACTTTCGTTCGGGTTACAAATTCACCCTGGAAGAGCACGAGCGGGAAGACATCAACGACACCTATATGATCTATAGTGTGAACTTCACAGCAACCCAGGACTCCTACCACAACTCCTTTGTCGCCTTCCCGGCAGACACACCATTTCGTCCTGCAACAGAAACACCAAAACCGCGAATTGTTGGGACTCAAACCGCATTGGTGGTCGGAAAAGCTGGAGAAGAAATCTACACAGACAAGTACGGTCGGGTTAAAGTCCAGTTTCATTGGGATCAGGAAGGCACCTACAATGAAGACAGTTCCTGTTGGATACGGGTCACACAGGGATGGGCTGGAAAAAGCTGGGGAAATATTTTTATTCCCCGTATCGACATGGAAGTGGTGGTGAGCTTCCTGAATGGTGATCCGGACCGGCCACTGATAACAGGCTGTGTTTACAATGCCGACCAGACGGTACCCTACGAATTGCCTGCCAATCAAACACAAAGCACAATCAAATCGGATTCTTCCAAAGATGCTGAAGGTTTCAATGAACTCCGGTTTGAAGACAAAGCAGACGAAGAGGAAATATTTGTTCACGCCCAAAAAGATATGAACATCGAAGTCCTGAATGATGAAACCCGCACCATCACAAAAAACCGCACCACTACAATTGAAGAAGAAAACGACACTCTCACCGTCTCGAAGGGAGACCGGACATTTGAAGTCACCGAGGGCAATGAAACCACCACCATTGGAGGGGACCGCGAAATCACGGTGTCTGGAGATGAAACGCGAACTAACGAAGGTGATTACACAGTCAAGGTGGATGGTGATTACAAAATCACAGTAGAAGGCGACCTCACCATTGAGGTGACGGGCAAGATATCTATTTCCACTGATGACAATTATGAACTCGCTGTCAGTGGTGACTACAGTAATGAGGTTGATGGCGATGTTTCCACGACAGCAGGTGGAGACCTGTCAGAAGAATCCGATGGTGACATTACAGTCACCGCAAGTGGAGATTTGAAAAACGAATCCGATGGTGACCTTACCAACTCGGCAGGTGGCGACGTAACAGTCGAATCGGATGGCGATGTTTCTGTAACCGCTACCAATGAAGCAACGGTCAGTGGTATGAATGTCACAGCATCAGCAGATGTTGAAGCTGCCGTTTCCGGAAGTACCGTCTCACTGGGGTAA